GAGTGCCGGTGGCGGTGGTTGTGGTCGGCCTTGAAGTCGCCGATGACCACGCGGGCCTCGAGCAGGGTGTTCCAGTGGTTGCGGTTGAGGCACTCCTTGCGTAGCCGGTTGTTGAACGATTCGATGTGTCCGTTGTTCCACGGCGTGCCCGGTGGGATATACGACATGCCGAATCTCCCGTCGCAGAACTGTTGCAGTGCTTGAGAAATGAACTCCGGACCGTTGTCCATCCGCAGCACCTTCGGTGGCCCGCCCGCCGCGGCGAACACTTTCTTGAGCTCGTCGACGAGCCGCTCGGCAGTGATCGAGCGTTCGACGATGTTGAGCAGCGACACCCTCGTGTGTTCGTCGATCATCGACGCGATCTTGATCGCCTTGCCGTCGATAGTGGAGTCGAACTGGAAGTCGATCGCCCACACCACGTTCGGCGCGTCGGCCACGATCGGCGGTATCGAGGAGATCCCGGCCCGCTTACGCGGACTACGGACCCGCACCTGCAGTCCCTCCTCGCGCCACAGACGGTGGATCTTCTTCTTGTTGACCTCACGGCGCTCGTCGTAGCGCAACGCCGCCCAGGCACGTCGGAACCCATGGCACGGGTGCTTGACCGCGTAGGAGCGCAGCCAGGCCCGCATCTCGGCGTCAGGATCGGCGGGGGTCTGCGACAACGGCAGACGTCGGCCGGTGGAACGGGCCAGCCAACAGCTTTGCACGCCAACCGTTCCGACATGCCCAACGCGGTGGTGAGCATGTCGACGGCGCGGCGCTTGGCAGCTGGGCTCAGAATTTTCCCTTCGCGACCTCCCGCAAAGCGTCCTTGACCAGCTCGGCCTCGGCGAGCAGGCGCTTGAGGCGCGCGTTCTGCTCACGCAACTCCTTGAGCTCTTTGGCGGCGTCAGTGTCCATGCCACCGTAGGAGCGGCGCCAGTTGTACAACGTCGCCGGCGACACCTCCAGCTCCGCGGCGATCTGCTCGCCGGTCTTGCCTTCGGCAGCCAACTCATCGGCGCGGCGCAACTTGCGCACGATGTCCTCCGCGGAATTCCGCTTCCGACCAGCCATACGTTCATCGTCCCTTCTCGCCCTACATCGGGCTACAGGACTCTAAAACTGGTTGGACTCAGTCAGTGGGAACACGCCAGGAGCGACCGATCAGTCAGCCCCAGCGGGATGGTCGATCGCCTCACCATTCATCACTCCGCGGTTGCGGTCTGCACCTTCGCGTAGAACTTCTGGAGCTGCTCACGGATCTCCCATTCCCCCACGAATCCGTCTTCCATGAGGAAGGAGACGCCCGGGGACAGTTCCAATGAGGTGCCGTCTGCAGAACGCAGAACTCCGCTGCCACTGATGATGTGAATGACCTCGTCGAATCCGCGTGGAGCTGTTGTGAACCGGCCCGGCGTCACCTCCCACAGACCGGACTTGAAGCATTCGCCCGCAACAGCTTCGGCAAGACGTGTGGCGGGTTTTCCCTCTGTGACACGCTCCGGTGCTACAGGCGTGAAGGGGGTCCAGTTGGTGTCGAACTTGTTCATTGCTGTCCCTGCTCTCCAAGGTGGGGTTGAGTGCGGTCGTCGATCGT
The DNA window shown above is from Mycolicibacterium confluentis and carries:
- a CDS encoding cupin domain-containing protein, giving the protein MNKFDTNWTPFTPVAPERVTEGKPATRLAEAVAGECFKSGLWEVTPGRFTTAPRGFDEVIHIISGSGVLRSADGTSLELSPGVSFLMEDGFVGEWEIREQLQKFYAKVQTATAE